The Flavobacterium piscisymbiosum genome includes a region encoding these proteins:
- a CDS encoding electron transfer flavoprotein subunit alpha/FixB family protein, whose translation MSILIYAESAEGKFKKVAFELASYAKKVAESLGTTVTALTVNTSDVSELAKYGVDKVLKVTNDKLNGFTAKAYADVIKQAAEKEGTKVVLLSSTTDSIYLSSLVAVALNAGFASNVVGLPVSTSPFQVKRNAFSNKAFNITEINTDVKVLGLAKNSYGIFESAGGSATEEDFNPSIGDNDFGVKVESVEKVSGKVSIADADIVVSGGRGLKGPENWGLIEDLAAVLGAATACSKPVSDLGWRPHSEHVGQTGKPVATNLYIAVGISGAIQHIAGINSSKVKLVINNDPEAPFFKVADYGIVGDAFTIVPELTEKLKAFKAQHS comes from the coding sequence ATGTCAATATTAATATATGCAGAATCTGCAGAAGGAAAATTTAAAAAAGTTGCTTTTGAATTAGCTTCTTACGCTAAAAAAGTAGCAGAATCACTAGGAACAACTGTTACAGCTTTAACTGTAAACACGAGTGACGTTAGCGAATTAGCTAAATACGGAGTTGATAAAGTATTAAAAGTTACCAACGATAAATTAAATGGTTTTACAGCAAAGGCTTACGCCGATGTTATCAAACAAGCTGCCGAAAAAGAAGGAACAAAAGTAGTTTTACTTTCTTCGACTACAGACAGTATTTATCTTTCATCATTAGTTGCCGTGGCTTTAAATGCCGGTTTCGCATCAAATGTTGTCGGATTACCAGTTAGCACTTCTCCTTTTCAGGTAAAAAGAAATGCTTTCTCAAACAAAGCTTTCAACATTACAGAAATCAATACTGATGTAAAAGTTCTTGGCTTGGCTAAAAACTCTTACGGAATTTTCGAAAGTGCAGGAGGATCTGCGACCGAAGAAGATTTTAATCCCTCAATTGGAGACAATGACTTTGGAGTAAAAGTAGAATCTGTAGAAAAAGTAAGCGGAAAAGTATCTATTGCTGATGCTGATATCGTAGTTTCTGGAGGACGTGGACTAAAAGGTCCTGAAAACTGGGGATTAATCGAAGATTTAGCAGCTGTTTTAGGCGCTGCAACAGCATGTTCTAAACCCGTTTCTGATTTAGGATGGAGACCTCACAGCGAACACGTTGGACAAACAGGAAAACCAGTTGCAACTAACTTATATATTGCAGTAGGAATCTCTGGTGCTATACAGCATATTGCAGGTATCAACTCATCAAAAGTAAAATTGGTTATCAATAACGATCCTGAAGCTCCTTTCTTTAAAGTTGCCGATTATGGTATCGTTGGAGACGCTTTTACAATTGTTCCGGAATTAACTGAGAAATTAAAAGCTTTTAAAGCACAACATTCTTAA
- a CDS encoding electron transfer flavoprotein subunit beta/FixA family protein, giving the protein MKILVCISHVPDTTSKINFSNGDSEFDTNGVQYVINPNDEFGLTRAIWFQEQQGATVTVVNVGGPDTEPTLRKALAIGANEAIRVNANPTDGFFVAKQLAEVIKNGGYDLVIAGKESLDYNGGMVPGMIAGILGSNFLNSCTAITVDGNNVKAVREIDGGKETVSTSLPLIIGGQKGLVEEKDLRIPNMRGIMTARTKALTILEPVDAPVNTKAVKFEKPAPKSAVKLISPDNLDELINLLHNEAKVI; this is encoded by the coding sequence ATGAAAATATTAGTTTGCATCAGCCACGTGCCTGATACTACTTCAAAAATCAACTTCTCCAATGGTGACTCAGAATTCGATACCAACGGTGTTCAATATGTAATTAATCCTAATGACGAGTTTGGTTTGACACGTGCCATTTGGTTTCAGGAACAACAAGGCGCTACTGTAACCGTAGTAAATGTTGGAGGACCAGATACTGAGCCTACTTTACGTAAAGCTTTAGCAATTGGTGCAAATGAAGCTATTCGTGTAAATGCTAACCCTACTGATGGTTTTTTTGTTGCAAAACAATTGGCTGAAGTAATTAAAAACGGAGGTTATGATCTTGTAATTGCAGGAAAAGAATCTCTTGATTATAATGGAGGAATGGTTCCTGGAATGATTGCAGGGATTTTAGGTTCTAACTTTTTAAACTCTTGTACAGCTATCACTGTTGACGGAAACAACGTAAAAGCAGTTCGTGAAATTGATGGAGGAAAAGAAACAGTAAGCACTTCTTTACCTCTAATCATTGGTGGTCAAAAAGGTCTTGTTGAAGAAAAAGATCTTCGTATCCCGAACATGAGAGGAATCATGACAGCAAGAACAAAAGCTCTTACTATTCTTGAGCCGGTTGACGCTCCTGTAAATACAAAAGCGGTAAAATTTGAAAAACCAGCTCCAAAATCAGCAGTAAAATTAATTTCTCCTGATAATTTAGATGAGTTAATCAATTTATTACACAACGAGGCAAAGGTGATTTAA
- a CDS encoding pyruvate dehydrogenase complex E1 component subunit beta: MRTIQFREAICEAMSEEMRHDESIYLMGEEVAEYNGAYKASKGMLAEFGEKRVIDTPIAELGFTGIAVGSAMNGCRPIVEYMTFNFCLVGIDQIINNAAKMRQMTGGQFNVPIVFRGPTASAGQLGATHSQALENWFANTPGLKVVVPSTPYDAKGLLKSAIRDNDPVIFMESEQMYGDKGEVPDGEYTIPLGVADIKREGTDVTIVSFGKIIKEAFIAADELAKEGISCEIIDLRTVRPMDKDAILKSVKKTNRLVILEEAWPFASISSEITYIVQEQAFDFLDAPIQRITTADTPAPYSPVLLKDWLPNAGDVVKAVKKVLYK; the protein is encoded by the coding sequence ATGAGAACAATACAATTTAGAGAGGCCATTTGCGAAGCGATGAGCGAAGAAATGCGTCACGATGAATCCATATATTTAATGGGCGAAGAAGTTGCAGAATACAACGGAGCATACAAAGCTTCAAAAGGAATGCTTGCTGAGTTTGGCGAAAAAAGAGTAATCGATACTCCAATTGCTGAGCTTGGTTTTACAGGAATTGCAGTAGGATCAGCTATGAATGGTTGTCGTCCTATTGTGGAGTACATGACTTTCAACTTCTGTTTAGTAGGTATTGATCAAATTATAAATAACGCTGCTAAAATGCGTCAAATGACAGGAGGACAATTTAATGTGCCTATCGTTTTTCGCGGACCAACTGCTTCTGCAGGTCAATTAGGAGCTACTCACTCACAAGCTTTAGAAAACTGGTTTGCAAATACTCCGGGTCTTAAAGTTGTTGTGCCTTCAACTCCTTACGATGCAAAAGGACTTTTAAAATCTGCAATTCGCGATAACGATCCTGTAATTTTTATGGAGTCTGAGCAAATGTATGGTGACAAAGGTGAAGTGCCGGACGGAGAATACACAATTCCGTTAGGTGTTGCTGATATCAAACGTGAAGGAACAGATGTTACTATCGTTTCTTTTGGTAAAATCATCAAAGAAGCTTTTATTGCAGCTGATGAATTAGCTAAAGAAGGTATTTCTTGCGAAATTATTGATTTAAGAACAGTTCGTCCTATGGACAAAGACGCGATCTTAAAATCAGTTAAAAAAACAAACCGTTTAGTAATTTTAGAAGAAGCATGGCCATTTGCAAGTATTTCATCTGAAATCACTTATATCGTTCAGGAACAAGCTTTCGATTTTCTTGATGCGCCAATTCAACGTATTACAACTGCAGATACTCCTGCGCCTTATTCGCCAGTATTGTTAAAAGACTGGTTGCCAAATGCTGGTGATGTAGTAAAAGCAGTTAAAAAAGTGTTATACAAATAA
- a CDS encoding DUF5686 and carboxypeptidase-like regulatory domain-containing protein has product MKKIILLSLFFVFAFAAIATAQTKVSGIVLDKSNQPVPFANVVFKGSNTGIVSNEDGRFYLESPTTYTALLVSSAGFSDREVPLEKAVNYDFKIVLSEAEALNEVVIFTGKTSKKNNPALDILRKIWERKRKNGLYQFNQYQMQKYEKVEFDMNTIDSAFMKNKLFKGMEFVFKHVDTSDVTGKTYLPIFINESVYDVYGDNKLKKVKENITGNKMSGFNGNQQILSFVKDLYSDYNIYDNHLKFFDKSFTSPLSRTGIDVYNYVLKDSAFIDKKWCYNIVFYPRRKNELTFKGDFWVNDTTFAIKKINMGVTKSANINWVKDIYIEQEFEVENDSTFLLTRDYMMSDFALNKKEKSKGVYGKRTTLYRNHKFNIPKPEKFYKEEVNFIDNAVYDRPPEFWEENRFEKLNKDEAGIYKMLDTLQTVKRFKQLYSLVSILGSGYVEFKNFDFGPIFSTFGYNEVEGLRIRAGGRTYFGPNDPWRIQAYTAYGFDDNKFKYGVSGKWMVDKKKRVIISGGNRRDIEQIGASLTTTNDILGRSFASSALFTTGSNGKLTNINLSNVSVEMEPLKNFVVQAGVSYRTLESASPTFSLDYYTTLPTAANPAGVVQSAVKQFEANVQFEFMPNRKTIGFGVERSLVDSPFSHFFVNFSYGLKGVMQSDFAYEKIQLFYKQPIIIGPLGRSNIILETGKTFGTIPLGLMSVIPGNQTYFTIENTFSNLNFYEFITDQYTTLQWNHDFGGRLFARIPFMRKLNWREFVGVKGVYGTISDANRAINASAQPYNAPENVYWEYNAGIGNIFKVFRIDFSWRGSYLNTPDANKFAVKGSFGFYF; this is encoded by the coding sequence ATGAAAAAAATAATTTTACTCAGCCTATTTTTTGTATTCGCATTTGCGGCTATTGCTACTGCACAAACTAAAGTGAGTGGAATTGTTTTGGACAAATCGAATCAGCCTGTTCCTTTTGCCAATGTTGTTTTTAAAGGATCAAATACAGGAATAGTATCTAATGAAGACGGTCGTTTTTATTTGGAATCGCCAACAACTTACACCGCTTTATTGGTAAGTTCTGCAGGATTTTCAGATAGAGAAGTTCCTTTAGAGAAAGCTGTAAATTATGATTTTAAAATAGTCTTAAGCGAAGCTGAGGCATTGAATGAAGTGGTGATTTTTACCGGAAAAACATCTAAAAAGAATAATCCGGCATTAGACATATTGAGAAAAATTTGGGAACGAAAACGTAAAAACGGTTTGTACCAATTCAATCAATATCAAATGCAAAAGTACGAGAAGGTTGAGTTTGATATGAACACAATCGATAGTGCTTTTATGAAAAACAAACTCTTTAAAGGAATGGAGTTTGTGTTTAAGCATGTTGATACCTCTGATGTTACGGGTAAAACCTATCTTCCAATTTTTATCAACGAATCTGTTTATGATGTTTACGGTGATAATAAATTAAAGAAAGTAAAAGAGAACATTACCGGAAATAAAATGTCTGGTTTCAACGGAAATCAGCAGATTCTTTCCTTTGTAAAAGACCTTTATTCAGATTATAATATTTACGATAATCACCTTAAGTTTTTCGATAAAAGTTTCACAAGTCCGCTTTCAAGAACCGGAATTGACGTTTACAATTATGTCTTAAAAGACAGTGCTTTTATTGATAAAAAATGGTGTTATAATATTGTTTTTTATCCAAGACGTAAAAACGAATTAACCTTCAAAGGAGATTTTTGGGTAAACGATACCACTTTTGCAATCAAGAAAATTAATATGGGCGTTACTAAAAGTGCCAATATTAACTGGGTAAAAGATATTTACATCGAACAGGAATTTGAAGTAGAGAATGATTCAACTTTTTTGTTGACCAGGGATTATATGATGTCGGATTTTGCTTTAAATAAAAAAGAAAAATCAAAAGGAGTTTACGGAAAACGAACGACTCTTTATCGCAATCATAAATTTAATATTCCAAAGCCGGAGAAGTTTTATAAAGAAGAAGTCAATTTTATTGATAACGCTGTTTATGACCGACCGCCAGAATTTTGGGAGGAAAATCGTTTCGAGAAATTAAATAAAGACGAAGCCGGTATTTACAAAATGCTGGACACCCTGCAAACCGTTAAGCGATTTAAGCAATTATATAGCCTTGTCTCGATTTTAGGAAGCGGTTACGTCGAATTTAAAAACTTCGATTTCGGGCCAATATTCTCGACATTTGGTTATAATGAGGTCGAAGGTTTAAGGATTAGAGCAGGAGGAAGAACCTATTTTGGACCAAATGATCCTTGGCGTATACAAGCCTATACGGCTTACGGATTTGATGATAATAAATTCAAATACGGAGTTTCGGGAAAATGGATGGTCGACAAGAAAAAGCGAGTTATTATTTCCGGAGGAAACAGGCGAGACATCGAACAAATTGGTGCCAGCTTAACCACAACAAATGATATTTTAGGTCGAAGTTTTGCTTCATCGGCCTTATTTACAACAGGAAGCAACGGAAAATTAACCAACATTAACCTAAGCAACGTTTCGGTCGAAATGGAGCCTTTGAAAAACTTTGTTGTTCAGGCAGGTGTTTCATACAGGACATTAGAATCTGCTTCGCCAACATTTAGTCTGGATTATTATACAACGCTGCCAACGGCCGCAAATCCTGCAGGAGTCGTGCAAAGTGCGGTAAAACAGTTTGAAGCCAATGTTCAGTTTGAGTTTATGCCCAATCGTAAAACTATTGGTTTTGGTGTAGAGCGTAGCCTTGTAGACAGTCCGTTTAGTCATTTCTTTGTTAACTTTAGTTACGGACTAAAAGGAGTTATGCAAAGTGATTTTGCTTACGAAAAAATACAGTTATTTTACAAACAGCCTATTATAATTGGACCATTAGGAAGGTCAAACATTATCCTTGAAACCGGAAAAACTTTTGGTACAATTCCGTTAGGATTAATGAGCGTAATTCCGGGTAACCAGACTTATTTTACCATCGAAAACACGTTTAGCAACTTAAATTTCTACGAATTTATTACAGATCAATATACAACTCTGCAATGGAATCATGATTTTGGAGGAAGATTATTTGCCAGAATTCCATTTATGAGAAAACTCAACTGGAGAGAATTTGTTGGAGTAAAAGGAGTTTACGGAACCATCTCAGATGCAAACAGAGCAATCAATGCATCGGCACAACCCTATAATGCACCAGAAAATGTGTATTGGGAGTACAACGCCGGAATCGGGAATATCTTCAAAGTATTCCGTATCGATTTCTCCTGGAGAGGTAGTTACCTAAATACGCCGGATGCTAATAAATTTGCAGTAAAAGGATCGTTCGGATTCTATTTCTAA
- a CDS encoding DNA-3-methyladenine glycosylase family protein: MQEAIDFLSAKNPIFLEIIEKYGLPQIPKRPQGFETLVLLILEQQVSIDSAKATFLKIKAYTTCNPEKMSVLSDEEFRTLGVSRQKTKYIKILADAVLNKELDIESLAAKNAKEVREELIKLKGIGNWTIDIYLMFCLQEPDLIPLGDIAVVNTIKELLDIHDKKEMEIHAQQWSPYRSYATYLLWHYYLNKRNRKITY; the protein is encoded by the coding sequence ATGCAGGAAGCTATCGATTTTCTATCAGCCAAAAATCCAATTTTTCTTGAAATTATAGAAAAATATGGATTACCTCAAATCCCGAAACGCCCACAAGGTTTCGAAACTTTAGTATTATTGATTCTCGAGCAACAAGTTTCTATAGATTCGGCGAAAGCCACCTTCTTAAAAATAAAAGCCTATACCACTTGCAATCCCGAAAAAATGTCTGTTTTATCAGATGAAGAGTTTCGTACTTTAGGTGTAAGCCGTCAAAAAACAAAATACATTAAGATATTAGCAGACGCCGTTTTAAACAAAGAATTAGATATCGAAAGTTTAGCAGCAAAAAACGCAAAAGAAGTTCGGGAAGAACTCATTAAGCTAAAAGGAATAGGAAATTGGACGATCGATATTTACTTAATGTTTTGTCTTCAGGAACCCGATTTGATTCCGTTAGGCGATATTGCAGTGGTTAATACAATCAAAGAATTACTTGATATTCATGACAAAAAAGAAATGGAAATTCATGCTCAACAATGGAGTCCGTACCGATCTTACGCAACATATTTGCTGTGGCATTATTACTTAAACAAGAGAAACAGGAAAATTACATATTAA
- a CDS encoding inorganic diphosphatase produces the protein MTADKLTTFDVLIEIPRGSRNKYEYDFEIKRMRFDRMLFSSMMYPADYGFIPETLALDGDPLDVLVLINEPTFPGCVIEVKPIGVFHMADDKGPDEKIICVPVSDPIWNSLNDLSDINGHLLKEIEHFFQVYKDLENKQVDVEGWGDVNEAFAIIAECTKRFDDIENKPEGLFSIK, from the coding sequence ATGACCGCAGACAAATTAACAACTTTCGATGTATTAATCGAAATACCACGTGGAAGTAGAAATAAATACGAGTACGATTTTGAAATCAAAAGAATGCGTTTCGACAGAATGTTGTTCTCTTCGATGATGTACCCGGCAGATTACGGATTTATTCCTGAAACTTTAGCACTTGACGGAGATCCTCTTGATGTATTAGTTTTAATAAACGAGCCAACTTTTCCTGGATGTGTTATTGAAGTAAAACCAATTGGAGTTTTTCATATGGCAGATGATAAAGGACCAGACGAAAAAATCATTTGTGTACCGGTTTCAGATCCAATCTGGAATTCACTAAATGACCTTTCAGATATTAACGGTCACTTATTAAAAGAAATCGAGCACTTCTTCCAGGTTTACAAAGACCTTGAAAACAAACAAGTAGATGTTGAAGGTTGGGGAGATGTAAACGAAGCATTTGCAATTATTGCTGAGTGTACGAAGCGTTTTGATGACATTGAAAATAAACCAGAGGGATTATTTAGTATTAAATAA
- a CDS encoding sodium-translocating pyrophosphatase, which yields MNEFMIYLPIVMAIIGLLFMAIKRTWVLKQDAGDGKMKEISDYIYEGALAFLKAEYRLLTFFVIGASIVLAGISFIVPTTHILIVVAFIFGAFFSALAGNMGMKIATKTNVRTTQAARTSLPQALKVSFGGGTVMGLGVAGLAVLGLTGFFIVFFQIFMNGVWTSSEDMTKVLETLAGFSLGAESIALFARVGGGIYTKAADVGADLVGKVEAGIPEDDPRNPATIADNVGDNVGDVAGMGADLFGSYVATVLAAMVLGNYVIKDMGGNIQDIFGGIGPILLPMAIAGFGILFSIIGTTLVKISDDNAKEAQVQKALNIGNWVSIVLTAIACFFLVKYMLPETMQMSFFGEGSKDISSMRVFYATLVGLVVGGAISSVTEYYTGLGTKPVMAIVQKSSTGAGTNVIAGLATGMISTFPTVILFAAAIWISYALAGFYGVALAASAMMATTAMQLAIDAFGPISDNAGGIAEMSELPKEVRTRTDILDSVGNTTAATGKGFAIASAALTSLALFAAYVTFTGIDGINIFKAPVLAMLFVGGMIPVVFSALAMNSVGKAAMDMVYEVRRQFKEIPGIMEGTGKPEYGKCVEISTKAALREMMLPGILTIGFPIAIVLLGKLVYADNNQLIAEMLGGYMAGVTVSGVLWAVFQNNAGGAWDNAKKSFEAGVLINGEMTYKGSDAHKAAVTGDTVGDPFKDTSGPSMNILIKLTCLIGLVIAPILGEGHAAADLAEKGSCCAKTEMHAGGVSKCGDLSGMTKEECIKMCKEKGCTAEETAKCLAHYDANGKYAYQKTDCFDTTKYSKNRLEVNLSTVNGVTTGTVTKTENGKTTTEVYEGTEAEVKAKIEAAK from the coding sequence ATGAACGAATTTATGATTTACTTGCCAATTGTTATGGCAATTATAGGATTACTCTTCATGGCAATAAAAAGGACTTGGGTCCTAAAACAAGATGCTGGCGATGGCAAGATGAAAGAGATCTCAGATTACATCTACGAAGGCGCATTGGCATTTTTAAAAGCTGAATACCGATTACTGACTTTTTTCGTAATTGGTGCCAGTATAGTTTTAGCTGGAATTTCTTTTATTGTTCCTACTACACATATATTAATAGTAGTGGCGTTTATTTTTGGAGCATTTTTCTCGGCCCTGGCTGGAAATATGGGAATGAAAATAGCCACTAAAACAAATGTTAGAACCACTCAGGCTGCCCGCACAAGTTTGCCGCAAGCCTTAAAAGTTTCTTTTGGCGGCGGTACCGTAATGGGACTTGGAGTTGCAGGTTTGGCTGTTTTAGGTCTAACAGGATTTTTTATTGTTTTCTTTCAAATATTCATGAATGGGGTTTGGACTTCATCTGAAGATATGACTAAGGTTTTAGAAACTTTAGCAGGATTTTCATTAGGTGCAGAATCAATTGCTTTGTTTGCCAGAGTTGGTGGCGGAATTTATACAAAAGCTGCCGATGTTGGAGCAGATTTAGTAGGTAAGGTAGAAGCCGGAATTCCGGAAGATGATCCTCGTAATCCAGCTACAATTGCAGATAACGTGGGAGATAACGTTGGAGACGTTGCAGGTATGGGAGCCGATTTATTTGGTTCGTATGTAGCAACTGTTTTGGCAGCAATGGTTTTAGGAAATTACGTGATCAAAGATATGGGTGGAAACATTCAGGATATTTTTGGCGGTATTGGTCCAATTTTATTGCCAATGGCAATTGCCGGTTTCGGAATCTTATTCTCTATTATAGGAACTACGTTAGTAAAAATATCCGATGATAATGCCAAAGAAGCACAAGTACAAAAAGCATTAAATATAGGAAACTGGGTTTCTATTGTTTTAACTGCCATTGCCTGTTTCTTTCTGGTAAAATACATGTTGCCGGAAACTATGCAAATGAGCTTTTTTGGCGAAGGTTCTAAAGACATCTCATCAATGCGTGTTTTTTATGCCACTTTAGTCGGTTTAGTAGTGGGTGGAGCAATTTCATCTGTTACAGAATATTATACAGGATTAGGTACAAAACCCGTTATGGCGATTGTGCAAAAATCATCTACAGGGGCAGGAACAAATGTTATTGCAGGTTTGGCAACGGGAATGATTTCTACTTTTCCAACTGTAATTTTGTTCGCAGCAGCAATCTGGATTTCTTATGCCTTAGCAGGTTTTTACGGAGTAGCTTTAGCAGCTTCTGCCATGATGGCAACTACTGCTATGCAATTGGCAATTGATGCCTTTGGACCAATATCTGACAACGCGGGAGGAATCGCCGAAATGAGCGAATTACCAAAAGAAGTACGTACAAGAACTGATATTTTAGATTCAGTAGGAAATACAACTGCAGCAACCGGAAAAGGATTTGCAATTGCATCTGCAGCCTTAACATCATTGGCTTTATTTGCAGCGTATGTAACATTTACAGGAATTGACGGAATCAATATTTTTAAAGCGCCGGTTTTAGCTATGTTATTTGTGGGTGGAATGATTCCGGTAGTATTTTCAGCCTTGGCGATGAATTCTGTTGGAAAAGCCGCTATGGATATGGTATACGAAGTTCGCCGTCAGTTTAAGGAAATTCCTGGAATTATGGAAGGAACCGGAAAACCGGAATACGGAAAATGCGTTGAGATTTCTACAAAAGCCGCTTTACGCGAAATGATGTTACCTGGAATTCTTACGATTGGTTTTCCAATTGCGATTGTATTATTAGGAAAATTAGTTTACGCAGACAACAATCAGTTAATTGCTGAAATGTTAGGAGGATATATGGCTGGAGTTACCGTTTCTGGTGTACTGTGGGCAGTTTTTCAAAACAATGCCGGAGGTGCCTGGGACAATGCTAAAAAATCTTTTGAAGCAGGAGTTTTAATCAACGGTGAGATGACTTACAAAGGTTCTGATGCGCATAAAGCAGCTGTAACCGGAGATACAGTTGGAGATCCGTTTAAAGATACTTCAGGACCATCTATGAATATCCTGATCAAATTAACTTGTTTGATAGGTTTGGTAATTGCGCCTATTTTAGGTGAAGGACATGCTGCAGCTGATTTGGCTGAAAAAGGTTCTTGTTGTGCTAAAACTGAAATGCATGCAGGAGGAGTTTCTAAATGTGGAGATTTATCTGGCATGACCAAAGAAGAATGTATTAAAATGTGCAAAGAAAAAGGCTGCACGGCTGAAGAAACAGCAAAATGCCTGGCGCATTACGATGCAAACGGAAAATATGCATACCAAAAAACAGATTGTTTTGATACTACTAAATACAGTAAAAATAGACTTGAGGTAAATTTGTCTACTGTTAATGGGGTTACAACCGGAACCGTAACAAAAACAGAAAATGGCAAAACAACTACCGAAGTTTATGAAGGAACAGAAGCTGAAGTAAAAGCAAAAATTGAAGCTGCGAAGTAA
- a CDS encoding deoxynucleoside kinase — translation MHIAIAGNIGAGKTTLTKLLAKHFKWEPHYEDVVDNPYLDDFYHQMERWSFNLQIYFLNSRFRQVLQIRESGKKIIQDRTIYEDAYIFAPNLYSMGLMTSRDFENYTSLFELMEGLVKAPDLLIYLRSSIPNLVGQIHKRGRDYENSISIDYLSRLNERYEAWVQTYTKGKLLIIDVDNINFVDNPEDLGNIINRIDAELNGLF, via the coding sequence ATGCACATAGCAATAGCAGGAAATATAGGAGCAGGAAAAACAACTTTAACTAAATTATTGGCCAAACATTTCAAATGGGAACCTCATTATGAAGATGTAGTTGATAATCCGTATTTAGATGATTTTTACCATCAAATGGAGCGCTGGTCGTTTAATTTGCAGATTTATTTCCTTAACAGCCGTTTCCGTCAGGTATTGCAAATTCGCGAAAGCGGAAAGAAAATCATTCAGGACAGAACGATTTATGAAGATGCCTATATCTTTGCTCCCAACTTATATTCGATGGGATTAATGACGAGCCGCGATTTCGAAAACTATACTTCGCTTTTTGAATTAATGGAAGGATTGGTCAAAGCGCCTGATTTATTAATTTACCTAAGAAGCTCTATCCCTAATTTAGTAGGGCAAATTCACAAACGCGGACGTGATTACGAAAACTCTATTTCTATTGATTATTTAAGCCGATTAAACGAAAGATACGAAGCCTGGGTACAAACGTATACTAAAGGAAAATTATTAATTATTGATGTTGATAATATTAATTTCGTTGATAATCCGGAAGACTTAGGAAACATCATTAATAGAATTGATGCTGAATTGAATGGGTTGTTTTAG
- a CDS encoding GLPGLI family protein, whose translation MKKVIYYMSLLFVFTQVQAQKDFQGMAVYESKTQVPKFEGMRGNRDITPEMQKSMEERMKKMLEKTFILNFDKSASIYKEEEKLEAPGQQGGFRVMVSSMMGGGGTFYKDVKTKSYTVDKEFMGKEFLVVDSLPKLNWKLEQETKQIGGYNCYKATVVKEPSKTDFRNFRPKKTDDKKEEAKKTSGETKTNFEDNFELPKEIVVTAWYTPEIPVSQGPENYWGLPGLILEINDGTTTILCSKIVLNAKDKADIKPSKKGKVVSQKDYDETVVKKMEEFREMNRGRSSGPAQTIGR comes from the coding sequence ATGAAAAAAGTAATTTATTATATGTCTTTGCTGTTTGTATTTACTCAAGTGCAGGCGCAAAAAGATTTTCAGGGAATGGCTGTTTATGAGTCAAAAACGCAAGTGCCAAAATTTGAAGGCATGCGCGGCAATCGTGATATCACGCCGGAAATGCAAAAGAGCATGGAAGAAAGAATGAAAAAAATGCTGGAAAAAACTTTTATCCTGAATTTTGACAAGTCGGCCTCTATTTATAAAGAAGAAGAAAAACTGGAAGCTCCGGGACAACAAGGTGGTTTTCGGGTTATGGTGAGTTCTATGATGGGAGGCGGAGGCACTTTCTATAAAGATGTTAAAACAAAATCATATACGGTTGATAAAGAATTTATGGGCAAGGAATTTCTGGTTGTAGATTCGCTGCCAAAATTAAATTGGAAATTAGAGCAGGAGACCAAACAAATTGGCGGTTACAATTGCTACAAAGCAACCGTGGTAAAAGAACCAAGTAAAACCGATTTTAGAAACTTTAGACCTAAAAAAACCGATGATAAAAAAGAGGAAGCTAAAAAAACTTCCGGAGAGACTAAAACCAATTTTGAAGATAATTTTGAGTTGCCAAAAGAAATTGTTGTAACCGCCTGGTATACGCCTGAAATTCCTGTAAGTCAAGGTCCTGAAAATTATTGGGGACTTCCTGGTTTAATTTTAGAAATAAATGATGGAACAACTACAATTTTATGTTCAAAAATTGTTTTGAATGCTAAAGATAAAGCAGATATCAAGCCTTCTAAAAAAGGAAAAGTAGTTTCACAGAAAGATTACGATGAAACGGTAGTTAAAAAAATGGAAGAATTTAGAGAAATGAATCGTGGTCGTTCAAGCGGACCGGCACAAACAATTGGAAGGTAG